Below is a genomic region from Leptotrichia shahii.
TGCGGCAATTCGTGAGGTTCGGGAAAAAATGGTAGATTTGCAGAGAAAATTTTCAGAATCAAAAAATGTTATTTTAGATGGTCGTGATATTGGAACGGTTGTTTTTCCAAATGCGGATTTGAAAATATTTTTGATTGCTGATGCAAAGGAAAGGGCAAAAAGGCGTTATAAGGAACTTGTTGAAAAAGGTGAAAATGTTGAAATTGAGGAAATTTATGAAAATATTTTGAAAAGGGATAAAATTGATTCGACACGAAAAGAAAGTCCATTGAAGAAAGCGGAAGATGCTATTGAAGTGGATACAACTTCTAAAAATATTGAAGAAGTGAAAAATGAGATTTTGAGAATGATAAATGAGAATATTTAGTATTATTTTAAGTTTAAATAGAGAATTTTCCATAAAATCTTTTATTACGAAATTTAGAAATAAATGTAATTTTGACTTGTTAACAGGATTTATATTAGTTTAAACTTATAAAAACCCTTTATTTTTTAATAATCTGCTTAGATTTTGTTTTTTAAAAATTATAAAATACATAGAATATGTAAAAAAGAGGGAGAAAGTAAAAAAAGTACTAGACAAATGCTGAAAATAGTGTATAATAATCTAGTAATTTAATAATTTAAAGAATAAAGCGGAGGTTTGATTAATATGTCAAAAAAAGAATTTGTAGATGCTTATGCAAAAGCTACAGGAGAAACTAAAAAAAGAGCAGAAGAATTGGTAAATCAATTTTTAGATACTGTGGAAAAAACGTTATTAAATGGAAATTCAGTTCAATTTGTTGGTTGGGGAACATTTGAAGTAAAAGAAAGAGCGGCAAGAACTGGAATTAATCCACAAACTAAAGAAGAAATTCAAATACCTGCAAAAAAGGTTGTTAAATTTAAAGTTGGTAAAAAATTAGCTGATAATGTAGTTGAAGGAAAATAATACTTTAAATTAGTACCAAAACACTCATAACTTTGGTTATGAGAGTCTAAAAGGCTATTTCTAAATGGAAAATCATTGGGAGATAGTCTTTTTGCTTAAAGATAATTAGAAAAAGAAGTTAGAAGATAGGTGAGATATGATTTTATATAATTTATTAAGAAATTTACTGTATTTTGTAATAATAATTTTAGCAATATTTAACGGTAAACTGCTAAAATTTTTTAAATCTAGATTATTTCAAAAAATGGACAATAATAGTTTTCTAAATAGTAATGAAGAGGCAATTCTTATTCATTTTTCATCAGTTGGAGAATTTAATTTAACAAAAGAGCTTATTTCAGAAATATTAGAGGGAAAAAAGACTGGAAAAAAAGAAAAAGTTATTCTTTCTGTTATGACAAATACTGGATATGAGGCAGTTAGTAAAGAATATTCTGAAAATAGAAATGTAAAAATATTTTATTTTCCACTTGATGATTTTTTTGTGATTCGTAAAATTTACAAAAAATATAAAATAAAAAAAACATTGATTATAGAAACTGAAATTTGGCCAAATTTATATTATTTTGCTGCTAAAATGGAGAATTATTTATTGTCAATGGAAGACTTACAGAAAAAAAATTAAAATCATATCTAAAATTTGGCTGGATTATTAAAAGAACTATAAATCGTGCAAAAAAAATAATGGTGCAAAGTGTTTCTGATAAGGAAAGATATGAAAAATTAGGAGCTGAAAAGAATAAAGTTAAAGTTTATAAAAACTTGAAATATTCAATTAAATATAATAAAATTTCAGAAGATCAAAAAAAAGAGTATTACAATACAACCATAGATAAAAATAAAAAAATAATTGTATGTGGAAGTACACGTCCAGATGAGGAAAAAATTTGGCTGGATGTTTTAAAAAAAGTAGATACAGATAATGAATATCAGTTGATTATTGTGCCACGACATTTAAAGCGAATTTATGAGATTGAAAAAATAATTTTGGAAAAATTTTTGAGAAATGATTATTCTTTATTTACAAAAATTGAAGAAAATAAAAAAAATAATGAAACAACAAGATATAAAAAAATAATTATAGTTGATAAAATGGGAATTTTGACTGATTTTTATCAATTGGCGGATTTTGTATTTGTTGGCGGGACGCTTGTAGATATTGGCGGACATTCGATTTTAGAGCCGCTTTATTATGGGAAAAAGCCGATTATTGGGAAGTATTTTCAAAATATTGAGGAAATTGTGAAGGATGCTAAACAGCTTGGTTTTGTTGAAATTGTGGAAAATGAAGATGAGATTGTTGAATATTTGAAAAAATTTGAAAATGTTGATACGAGGGAATTTTTTGAGAAAAATAACGAAATAAATAAGATACTGGATGAAATTTTATATTAAAATTTTTGAAAATAATTTAGAAAGAGAAAAGGAAAATAAATAAATTATGGAAGATAAGAATAAAGATAAGATTAAGATTATTGGGAAAAATGGTCAAAAAATTGAAATTAGTAAAGCTGAGCAGGAAAGAAGAGCTAAAATAAAAAAAGTTAATGATGAATTTAAAGTGGCGAATGCAGAAAAAAGCAGGATTATAAATGAAAAGGAAATTTGGAAATATTTCTTTGAAAAGCCTAAAAAAAATTATAATAAATATATGTATGAAATGCTTGAATTTCCTAGGCATTTGATGTATAATAATGAGAGCGTTGATGAATATTGTGGAAAATGGAATAAATTTTTTAAAAATAAAAATGAGATTTACTTGGAAATAGGTTGTGGAAGTGGAAATTTCACAGTTCAAAATGCGCAAAAATTTAAAGATAGAAATTATATCGCATTGGAATTACGATTCAAAAGACTTGTCTTGGGAGCAAAAAAATCTAAGAAAAGAAATTTAGATAATATTTTGTTTGTGAGAAAAAGAGCTGAAACAGTATTGGATTTTTTGGGAAAAGATGAAATTACAGGAGTGTATATTAATTTTCCTGATCCTTGGGAGGGCGAGGAGAAAAAAAGAGTTATAAGTAAAAGTCTATTTTCTAAATTGGATATTATTTTAAAAACAAATGGGAAACTATTTTTTAAAACTGACCATGATCAATATTATGAAGATGTTTTGGAATTAGTGAATAAACTTGATAATTATGAAATTATTTATCATACAAATGATTTGCATAATTCAGAAAAGGCAAGTGAAAATATTAAAACTGAATTTGAACAAATGTTTTTAAGTAAGCATAATATGAATATTAAGTATATCGAAATTGAAAAAATAAAATAAATTATAGGTAAAAATATTGAAGGGAGAGAAAATAAGAATCTGAATTTCTTATATTAAAAATTATGGAAAATAAAAATACATATAGTGAATTGCTTTATAAGTCTAATCCGTTTAATTATACTGTACCAGCGTTATTAGAGGCAAATGGGAAATTATATGGATTAACTCCAAAAGATTCGAGAAAAGCTAGGGTACTGGAATTAGGTTCATCATTTGGAGGAAATATTATTACACAGGCACTTTATAATCCTGAAGCTGAATATGTCGGTATTGACTTGACAGCGGAACAGGTAAGAAAAGGAAATGAAATTATTGAAAAAATAGGGCTTACAAATATAAAATTAATTGAAAAAAATATTCTGGATGTAAATGAAGATTTCGGGAAATTTGATTACATTATTGTTCACGGTGTGTTTTCATGGGTTCCTGAAAATGTAAAGGATAAAATTATTAAGATCTGCAATGAAAATTTAAATGAAGAAGGAATTGCATATATTTCCTATAATACTTATCCAGGATGGAAAGAGCCAGATAAAATACGTGAAATGATGATTTATGCTAATAAATATTTTCCTGAAATTTCACTAGGGGATAAAAATCAGCGTGGAAAGGCTTTTATTTCAATTGTTGCAGAACAAATGAAATTATATGAAGATATTGTTGAGAAAAAAGGGGATTTTATTAAGCAGATAGAAGAGCTTCTAGAAATGCAGGATTACTATGTGGCACATGAATATCTTGAAAGTTTTAATCATCCATTGTATTTAAATGAATTTGTAGACTTGATAAAAAAAGAAAATT
It encodes:
- the cmk gene encoding (d)CMP kinase, encoding MIIAIDGPAGSGKSTIARLIAKDKGLIYLDTGAMYRLVTLKALNKGILGNNDLNYLEEIKKLLDNLNIDIKKNGFYLDNVDVSEEIRKPIVSENVSDVAAIREVREKMVDLQRKFSESKNVILDGRDIGTVVFPNADLKIFLIADAKERAKRRYKELVEKGENVEIEEIYENILKRDKIDSTRKESPLKKAEDAIEVDTTSKNIEEVKNEILRMINENI
- a CDS encoding HU family DNA-binding protein, producing the protein MSKKEFVDAYAKATGETKKRAEELVNQFLDTVEKTLLNGNSVQFVGWGTFEVKERAARTGINPQTKEEIQIPAKKVVKFKVGKKLADNVVEGK
- a CDS encoding glycosyltransferase N-terminal domain-containing protein: MILYNLLRNLLYFVIIILAIFNGKLLKFFKSRLFQKMDNNSFLNSNEEAILIHFSSVGEFNLTKELISEILEGKKTGKKEKVILSVMTNTGYEAVSKEYSENRNVKIFYFPLDDFFVIRKIYKKYKIKKTLIIETEIWPNLYYFAAKMENYLLSMEDLQKKN
- a CDS encoding 3-deoxy-D-manno-octulosonic acid transferase yields the protein MVNGRLTEKKLKSYLKFGWIIKRTINRAKKIMVQSVSDKERYEKLGAEKNKVKVYKNLKYSIKYNKISEDQKKEYYNTTIDKNKKIIVCGSTRPDEEKIWLDVLKKVDTDNEYQLIIVPRHLKRIYEIEKIILEKFLRNDYSLFTKIEENKKNNETTRYKKIIIVDKMGILTDFYQLADFVFVGGTLVDIGGHSILEPLYYGKKPIIGKYFQNIEEIVKDAKQLGFVEIVENEDEIVEYLKKFENVDTREFFEKNNEINKILDEILY
- the trmB gene encoding tRNA (guanosine(46)-N7)-methyltransferase TrmB yields the protein MEDKNKDKIKIIGKNGQKIEISKAEQERRAKIKKVNDEFKVANAEKSRIINEKEIWKYFFEKPKKNYNKYMYEMLEFPRHLMYNNESVDEYCGKWNKFFKNKNEIYLEIGCGSGNFTVQNAQKFKDRNYIALELRFKRLVLGAKKSKKRNLDNILFVRKRAETVLDFLGKDEITGVYINFPDPWEGEEKKRVISKSLFSKLDIILKTNGKLFFKTDHDQYYEDVLELVNKLDNYEIIYHTNDLHNSEKASENIKTEFEQMFLSKHNMNIKYIEIEKIK